TTTTGGTTTGCAGGAAAGTGCGTGTTTCGTTAAATACAATAACATATGGCCATAATTATAGGGGACTAAGATAAAGATAAAGTAAAAAGGCACTGCGAGATGCCTAGTCTAAAAATACACATATTATGGAGATACTGTACATTGGGCATAATATATGCAAACCTATGTGTGCCCcagtaaaaaagcacactgGTGAGTCACAGGCTTATGGTAACTGGTATCAAAACAAGATGAACTGGGATGAAACCATTTAAACATGACATCTGCTCCTGAGGGattctttgctttttttgctGAAATTTATAGATGACCataacagacagaaaaaaaacaacaacctgGCTGGTATTTTCAAGCAAATTACTGTATCATATTGTTTTCATATTCCTCATAATAGGGCATTTTTTCTGGGAGGACGAAGTTGGTGTAATCGAAGTCGGAGCTtccctcctccatccctgagctctcctcttgtctctgcATCAGGCTGTCCATAAGCAACTGGTCACCGGAGCCACGGTCCAGGAAGTCAGGAATGTGCTTTCCAGCCTCGGTATTGTCGCCTGACTGCTCGTCTGGTTCCAGGCCAGTCTCATTTGGCAGTCTGCAAGAAAAACAGAAGCACAGAGCCATTCGGGGGTGAGTCGACATCCTCTTGGCCCTTCCTGTGATTTTTCATACAGCCCGCAGGGAATGTTCCTTAAGCCCCCAcagccaccccccacccaaccccctaCCAGGCTCTCCGCCCTCCTGGCCTGTTGCCTTGCATGACCAAAACTAGACACAGTCTAAACCTTTTGAGGGTGTCTGACAAAAGCAAATGTGTGAATGTATACTGAAAGGGCCCACGAGGGATCCCACGGCCCATGCAGTCCTTGTATGTGAAGACATGTGGGGCCAAGCTGGGGTTCATGTATGCATGTAAGAAGCCAGCAACAGAAGCGGTCTTAGGTCACTCTCTTCCCGAGGTGAGCTTGAACACACCATTTTATATGTGCACCCTTTCAATTGAAATAAACTTTTTGTGTCTGGGCACCAAAAGTAGGCCTTGTGCACTTGCTCATACCAATTAACTGCCTCAGCCAAGTGTATGTATTCACTTGTCTTACCAAACCAGAATCTTTCCCATGAAAATCATAAAAGTTATATGTAAATATGAGTCAATCGGTTACAGTGTTCCCCAAATTAAAGTGGTATTCAACATGAAACGCTATGAACATGCCAAATTGCCTTCGGCAATACTGTAAACAGATTACAAAGAATTTCCGTAAAACCTGTGATATGGAGCAAGTGCCTGTTTAAACCTGAGTGAGGGATTTCAATATGACTCATATACAGTTATAGAGTGACATTTTATTCTTGTTAGTCTGCATACTGACTAAATTTCTTTTCCAATGGATAGCAATATCTGAAATACTTATAAACTGTCTATTTTGTCCACAACAATGTCCTAATAAGCTTTTTAATATTATTGACAACGAAGACAAATTGAGATTACAAGCAGATCTCCACAATGAGCTGAGCCAACACTATCTGTTTGGTTTTGGTCCAGTTACTTAACAGTAGGTGTCTCAAAGCCTAATTACAGGTCTCTGGAGtgaactgcactgcactgcaagaTAATTAAATCTGTCCTTAAGGTCTTTAAATGGCAATTACAATGTCACATTACATTTCAGACGCCCtctaaatgtgtaccaacaatTAATATGGGCTAATAGAGGAGATTTTGAATCTGACAGGTTGCATCCTGCATAGCCTATGTTGAGCAAAAAAGTGGCTGTTGAATATATTGAAATATCTTCTTCCTTTCACAACCACGGCTTGTGCTTGAACAACAGGCTACATGAAGCAAGAGAGCAAGATTGATCTGATCAGATGGGACTTCCACCTAGACCTAACGCCTTTTTTTTACCACCAGAGGAAGCTGTTTGTTGAGCCTTTTTAGTGACTTCCTTTGAGTGTCTAATGTCTAATATCTTTCTACTGGCCCATCTGACCTACAGCAATAAAGATGTATTGTTAAGTGAATGTAAAGATATTTGGATGTTGAAAGCCTATATTGTCAAATATACCATTCCTTAAATAATCAAAAAAAGTTAGTCTTTGCCTGAGAGTGTATTCTCTGTACTTCTCCATTTTGTTTTCTAGGTGGTTTCTTCACAGAAATAGATGATTCATGTAGATAATGTTCATTAGTGAGAGTCTTCAGATTTCAGGATGTTGTGACACATTAAAAATATGGCAATATTTCATGGAACAAATCTGTTTCCCCATTTTAAGAAAAGTTAGAGCTCCTCATCTGTTGTGGGTTAACGGAATTAATTAGCAAAAAACCGAATAGGTAAATATACAAAATAAGTAGCCTGTTTGAAGTTTGagtgtttcagttttgttctgaACTTAAAATGTCAAAGCTTAGACCTACTCACATTTCTTGGACCGCACTTGATGGAAGACGTTTTGGGGTGTCTGGGTATTTATCCAGGTTAATCATGGGACCCTTCTCTTCCATACAATTTGGATTCTTGCTATCTGGACGACACCTCAGCCACATGTACCTGCCTTTAGTAGGAGCTCCTAGAAACAGTGGAGTGAAGAGAAAAGTTAATTTCTAATACCACACAGATACGTGCACACTGACTTCCAGAGAGGTCCAATAACAGAACGGAACCAACAAAACAAATTTAAACTATTCAAAATGACTAGCCTAACAAACCATCGGATACTATAACTGGAGATTAGCTGAGAGTTACAGCTTCATTAAGACTTCAGTAAAGTTGAATGGCTAAATAAGCACGTTTACCTATCGCGTGGGTGTATGCGCTACTCTGAACCCAACATCATCAAGACCACAGAGCACACATAACGGATTATAAGGTAGACTATCAATTTCAGATTTTTCCTGTCAACGTTGTTTTTACTTTCGAGTACTTCAATTGTGTTATTTTAATACTCAAATAACAAATTAATCCGAACACAGTTTATATTCGTATTACGCTATTTAAGAGGGTTTTAGGCTACTTACCAAGTACTGATTCACCAATAAAGCACAAAACTGCGAGCATCACCAATTTTCCAAACTGTGCCATTATAAATTACTCTAATCGCGCACGAACAACAAGCGAACCAGTTAGTACGACCTCAGTTCAGTCAAATCATTCGCACTGTACAATAATACCCCTGAAGACCCTGCCCATATGCGTCATTGTTTCCTGAAATCAGCCGACGACGTCTTCGTTGGGCAATACGTTTACATCCGCACTGGAAAGTACTCCTCTTTGCTTGCCTTGTGGACACTCTCTTAGTTAATTGCGCATTGCTAGATGGTGGGATATCACATATCGATAGAAGATGGTGTCCGCTGGCCACTTTAGGACACTTGTTATCAGTTGTGATGGAAtgtgaatgggggggggggggggggggggggggggttccactggggctgttttatttgttcacttatttctttgtttattttgcatgttttctttttgtttattgtttagaCAAACAGAGTACCTATCATGTGAAGGTTTTATTTTTCCCTTATTCCTTATATTATTTTTCCTTATTCCTTATATTATCATGAATGCCTGCAAAGCTGTACAGTCAGACAGGAGTCACACAACCTCTGCTACTCTAGACCAGTGCTGTTTATGGCCCTCTGACAAAATGTCTCCAAATATTTGGAGGGGAGATGGTGCTTGGCCAAGCCAACACTGATGCGTGAGGCCCAGACTCAACTCAGTCAGACCACATCACAAATCACTGGGGTTACAACCTCACAGGCTTCAGTCCCACTGCCATGCATGCTCGCTGTCTCGCGCTGCTAtggagatagacagacagacagacgcagcATCCTAGGTGGCATCCTAAAGGCCAAGTCAAGCGAATGCGTGTTTGGCTGTGTGGCCAGTGCAGTGGTGTAACCAGTGATGGGGTGTGAATTTAATTTGAGCTCCTACCCTCTGGGAGGCGTTTTAGGGTGCCCAACGCTATTAAAAACATCTTTAAGAATTCCTTTGTCCCTAAAGGAATAAGGGCGATTAATAATACAGGATTCTATACTTAATCCACCCCTAGTCCTTTATTGGTCTTattacttattttatttattattgtattgtattgtgttatATTTACTACTCCTCAGCTACTTTATTAATCTAAAAACTCTACTGTATTTTTATATTAACTTAGTAGGCtattttaaatttattttttatcataaCTTAGTGTTCTCCTCTTCTGCTTTGTACAAGTGCAGTGCTTGAATGCTTGATTGTGTATTGTGGGattattgtttatgtttatatgtcTGTGGTGAAACTGAAGACAAATTTCCACTTTgtggacaataaagtattcgtATTCGTATTCGTATTCGTATTCGTATTCGTTGGATTGGTTCTTTTATCTGTTGGTCATTAATCCAGATCATTCAGTGTTCTGAGTTCATTTCAGCATGGTATTGAAGGCCTATAAGTTTTTgaaaagttgttgttgttgttgttgttgttgtagtactGCATTATTGCCGTGTAATGTGATTACTGTACAAAATGTATTGAGGTCATCCCAGACCCATGCGACACCTAGACCAATTGTCATTGGTCTTGGGAATTGGGCTGGTAGTGTTTGTGTAATTCTGCACACAGGCAAactgaataaacaaacagacaaagaaCAGATAAGAACAAACAAAGAGATAAAACAccacaaaacgtaattttccTGCTCAGAGGCAGAGCCAATAATTCAATAAAGCATTCAAATACTTTCAGAGTTCACACTTTTACATTGCCATTACCACACAGCAAGGCTGGGCCAGCTAGGGTAACATTTTGCCAACCGTCCAACCCTTAGGTCTTACCTGCCAACTGGAGGCTGGTAACTGTCAGTTTTTGAACATGCCCAAGCCCAACCCAAGGCTGGCAAACATCAGAATCAGCGGCCTACGTTTGTAACCTAGTTCATGGAATTTTCAATACATTACTTGGTCAGGGTGCATTAATTAATGGTTtaatccttgtgtgtgtgtgtgtgtgtgtgtgtgtgtgtgtgtgtgtgccatggtgATAAGAGTGTTGTTTGAACTTAACCATGTATCCCATAAAGAGTGAGATACAGGTGGAAAGAATGgtgtacacagcttcattacttgagtaaaagtacagataccctttgctaaattttactcaagtacaagtaaaagtacaacagtcagatgtctacttaagtaaaagtactgaagtacttgtttttaaaagtacttgaatatcaagagtacaagagtagcctacattttctaaatattgcattgctactgccacagtgcttacatttatgtacagaaacgtcctacatggagttatgaaaaatgataatgttaataccttggagaatgtaaaaggaattaaaagtaaaatcaagtcatttttatctttttaccatgttgctagagatgggcagtatttctaatacatgtatataaaatacgtatttcaaatacaaaatactattttgtaattgaaacacttgaagcgaacactatcattaacttgttcagaaaattgaaatagtctggcgaggtggggccacaggttggcacattcccgggatggacctgctgtgtcttcatccattgttttgtCCATGGTttcacatgacactgtcatgacacatgaaccctaaccttgatcctaacctctaaccctaatcctaaccctaactctaaccctcaCCCtataacttgttatgacaaaaaccgaatgtcacttaataacagaagcgttaaacgtttatgacttgtttatgacagtgtcatgtcactcttatgttaatactgtcaagtaaagtgtaaccgattaaacttcattgtcattgtgcagagtacaagtacagagacaacaaaatgtAGTTTGCGTCTaatcagaagtgcaaaaaaagtagaaaagtgcaatgtgataccAGTATAGACAGCTGAGGCAGTGTAACAGTTTAAgacatagtgcagtgtagacagtagtatacagttaagaaatggtttacagtaatataaattaaatataaatatttggtGTGGCATAGTGCCTAATACGTAAATATTGTATTCTTATTCAGATATGTTGCCCACTCGATATTTGTACCAGCCCAACTTTAGTAGGCTAGAACCGTCTGCCTTCCATACAGGGATTCTTACTTGTATATTCAAACATTCTACATGTGCCATGCAGAGCCAAATTGATCCCAATTTATTATTCAGTAActtaaaggcgctctaagcgatgctgggtaacgtcacttctgctgactttcaaacaaaacagagagctcgctacttcctccccctccctcccgtgctgctcccatgcaattgaaactctcctgaatgcacatctcgtctgtgatttgctggaacagtttattATGTTGAATAGGAAAGGACATTTCTGAACAGATTGGCATGTCTTCTTTGGGGGCTCGCACAGATTGGGTAAATATAATGCCCAAAACTAAAGAGCAGATGTGCTGTCTGTGCTGGGCTGATTCTTCTTATTCTCCATACTTGGAGCAAGATACTTTCTCTGTTGTGGTATCCTCTGCTTGTCGCATCAGCCAGTAATTGTTTTAAACTGCATTAAAATTCACTAACAGGACATCAGCTGTCGTAAACCAGGCATAAAGCATGGTTCTCACTTAATTCCGAGCCCACCTTTCCTAAGTTCCAGTCAGCCACAGGGAGTGGTTTAGATGTAACTCCAGCTGCTCTGGTGTTCTTTCTGTTCCTTTTTTCATTAAACACATAAATATTTGTTCTAAATTCTGTTTCAGATTCTAAAAATGAGAAATGAAAAtgcatgtttaaaaaataaaaggtTCAGAGTAAGGTGTAGCCGGAACATTGTCATTTCTATTTTTgtcttaaaaacaaataaaaaaaatgtattgttttCGACTACAGTATGTTTTGAATTACAATGAGGTCTAGCATGATGACAATGGTGGAAAAAAATCGCAGTGTTAAAGCTTTGTCATTATGTGTGCCTAAACACTCCAGCCAAATTCTAGAATCGAAAGGGAGCCATATCTTGGTTTGGCCATGTGTCTGGTAGGCAGTCATTCAACCGCCTCAGCAGTTTAGAATGGCACAGGTTTCTgtgacatgtactgtacataacttagaaacttcagtGCTGCTATCGCTCAATGGTCTCACAACAGACTGGTCTATATGCTTGGCCTAGATGCTGATCACAAGGGAACGTATACAGGTCTACAGGTCGGAAGTAGGTGACTGATATAGTAAACAATGCCCCTGTGTTCCACATGTGATTAGACTGTTAGTTTTAGTTTCTAAAATATGATATTTACCCATATGATGATTTAGTTCTGAAAATATGatacaaataaaatgaataGAAAGAAATTAGATGAAATGTGTTTTATGTATAAATGTTTACATGTACACAGATGTCCAATATCCAAAAGTCATTAAGTGTTATTCTGTATTAACAAGAGATTATCCTTATAGCTGACATGTCAGTTGAGATGTTTGAGGAGTATTTGTTTTCAGCTGATAGAAGCTGTAAAATATGACAGGAAGTGGTTATGGTGGGTGTACTCATCTTCCTACAGGAAATGACACCCGTCTACCCTTGCAGAGGCACCCAACATATCCCGTCACTTGGGTCACTATAGCAAGACAAGTTGCACTCACAATTTATTCCATGACCATCATGGGAACTGCTGCTATAGACAGGCTCCATAACACTTATTCAGGGGCAGGGGGTGGGTCACAGTATTTGGATGTTACTAAAGATGTTGAATCCACTAAGCCATACACCTGCCGTCAGTTTCTTCAGATACATAGAACATACATGTCACAGATCTAATCGCATAAACAGAATATATG
This genomic stretch from Alosa sapidissima isolate fAloSap1 chromosome 16, fAloSap1.pri, whole genome shotgun sequence harbors:
- the srgn gene encoding serglycin; the encoded protein is MAQFGKLVMLAVLCFIGESVLGAPTKGRYMWLRCRPDSKNPNCMEEKGPMINLDKYPDTPKRLPSSAVQEILPNETGLEPDEQSGDNTEAGKHIPDFLDRGSGDQLLMDSLMQRQEESSGMEEGSSDFDYTNFVLPEKMPYYEEYENNMIQ